In Cryptomeria japonica chromosome 10, Sugi_1.0, whole genome shotgun sequence, a genomic segment contains:
- the LOC131859110 gene encoding uncharacterized protein LOC131859110, whose protein sequence is MKITTWNVRGLSALDKKCLVKRAIQRISGDIILLQETKLNAKKISFFKSFSRLWDGDSQKANGSMGGLAVLWNPDKVSVCTISKQENWMHCNIRFLQEDLEFSLFNVYGPTKTEEKKRVWKEISEQIKLVDSEKVIVAGDFNAILNNEEKYGGLRMNARVMEDFRDFVIDNNLFDVIPKSGNFTWTNKRANFSRILERLDRIFTGTYWIKGQFELELSILPITLSDHFSVQMNCITLVAKVKGNFKFLSMWWRDINFEKTIEKWWVECADYRGTPSFCFVQKMKYLRNKIKIWNVESFKNIFLEKIRVEAELDRLNNLVIEKGMSIEEFKTENSLKAELAKILQQEEIFWRDKSRELWIKARDSNSKFFHASLKAKRKKTKSVIC, encoded by the coding sequence ATGAAGATAacaacatggaatgttaggggtttatcGGCCCTTGACAAAAAATGCTTGGTCAAAAGGGCAATACAAAGAATTTCAGGAGATATTATATTGTTGCAAGAGACCAAgctaaatgcaaaaaaaatttccTTCTTCAAATCTTTTAGTAGGTTGTGGGACGGAGACTCTCAGAAGGCGAATGGATCTATGGGTGGTTTGGCGGTTCTATGGAACCCTGATAAAGTTTCAGTTTGTACAATCTCCAAGCAAGAAAATTGGATGCATTGTAACATAAGATTTTTGCAGGAAGATTTGGAGTTTTCTTTGTTCAACGTTTATGGCCCAACCAAGACAGAAGAAAAGAAGAGGGTTTGGAAAGAAATTTCAGAACAAATTAAATTGGTGGATTCAGAGAAAGTGATAGTggcgggagatttcaatgctattctCAATAATGAAGAAAAATATGGAGGATTAAGAATGAACGCTCGTGTGATGGAAGATTTCCGAGATTTTGTGATAGATAATAACCTTTTCGATGTTATCCCTAAATCAGGTAACTTCACATGGACTAATAAGAGGGCAAATTTCAGCAGAATTTTAGAGAGGTTGGACAGAATATTCACAGGAACATATTGGATCAAAGGACAATTTGAATTGGAGTTGTCAATTCTGCCCATAACACTCTCGGATCATTTCTCGGTTCAGATGAATTGTATCACTCTAGTGGCAAAGGTGAAAGGGAATTTTAAATTTTTGAGCATGTGGTGGAGAGATATTAACTTCGAAAAAACCATTGAGAAGTGGTGGGTAGAATGCGCAGATTATAGAGGTACTCCAAGTTTTTGTTTTGTCCAGAAGATGAAATATCTGAGGAATAAGATTAAAATATGGAATGTGGAATcctttaagaatatttttttagAGAAAATTAGGGTGGAAGCGGAACTTGATAGGCTCAATAACTTGGTAATTGAGAAGGGGATGTCTATTGAAGAATTTAAAACCGAGAATTCTCTTAAAGCGGAATTGGCAAAGATTCTCCAGCAAGAAGAAATATTTTGGCGGGACAAATCTAGAGAATTATGGATCAAAGctagagattcaaattcaaaattttttcATGCTTCATTAAAAGCAAAGAGGAAAAAAACAAAATCAGTCATTTGCTAG